From Planococcus halocryophilus, the proteins below share one genomic window:
- a CDS encoding N-acetylmannosamine-6-phosphate 2-epimerase encodes MDKQSLLAKLKGGLVVSCQALDDEPLHSSYIMSRLAVAAQEGGAVGIRANSYEDISAIKGLVDLPVIGIVKRDYDDSKVFITATLKEVEEVVKSGAEIVALDATNQLRPKGKSLDEFYAEIRHAFPDVLLMADISTLEEGVKASDLGFDLVATTLSGYTDYTKNTVLPNTGLIKSLCEAIETPVMAEGGYWRPEELEQAMAYGAHGCIVGSAITRPREITKRFVSSMNK; translated from the coding sequence ATGGATAAACAGTCATTACTAGCAAAACTGAAGGGTGGGCTGGTTGTCTCGTGTCAGGCATTAGATGACGAACCGCTTCATAGTTCGTACATTATGTCGAGGTTAGCAGTAGCAGCTCAAGAAGGCGGAGCTGTAGGCATCCGAGCCAATAGCTATGAAGACATCAGTGCCATAAAAGGACTAGTCGACTTGCCGGTCATTGGCATTGTGAAGCGCGATTACGACGATAGCAAAGTATTCATCACAGCTACGTTGAAAGAAGTCGAAGAAGTAGTGAAATCGGGAGCGGAAATCGTCGCACTCGATGCCACAAATCAGCTGAGACCAAAAGGAAAAAGCTTAGATGAATTTTACGCGGAAATCCGACATGCATTTCCAGATGTCTTACTAATGGCGGACATTTCAACGTTGGAAGAAGGCGTAAAAGCAAGCGATTTGGGCTTTGACTTAGTCGCAACGACACTTTCAGGGTACACAGATTACACAAAAAACACAGTGCTTCCGAATACCGGGTTGATCAAATCTCTTTGCGAAGCGATAGAAACTCCTGTAATGGCAGAAGGCGGGTACTGGCGGCCAGAAGAATTAGAACAAGCCATGGCTTATGGCGCTCACGGATGTATTGTAGGATCAGCAATTACTCGACCAAGAGAAATTACAAAACGTTTTGTCTCAAGTATGAACAAGTAG
- a CDS encoding MurR/RpiR family transcriptional regulator — MKTQTKLVGVKPTLLMEQMKADFTKSDTKVYEYILGNKDQVLYHSLTEMAEVCDVAEATLLRFFRKLDYKGFQDFKFMLAQEISTITPETTEDTYIDKVKNNVIQVISDTAEVAKEELLDQAIMKIAESEDVVIFGVGSSGIAALDMQNRLMRIGKNASVITDSHFQMMRAASMTEKTVVIAVSLTGSTKDIIDAVSASKESGATVIALTSYTKSPLTKFADLVLLSSSKESPLDSGSLVSKISQLFLIDLICTGLAMKNEKEAKAVQLKISKNTSSKLY, encoded by the coding sequence ATGAAAACACAAACAAAATTAGTCGGCGTAAAACCGACGCTACTGATGGAACAGATGAAAGCTGATTTCACAAAGTCAGATACAAAAGTATACGAATATATTTTGGGAAATAAAGATCAAGTTCTTTATCACTCTTTAACGGAAATGGCGGAAGTATGCGACGTTGCAGAAGCAACTTTATTGCGGTTCTTCAGAAAGCTAGACTATAAAGGCTTCCAAGATTTCAAGTTTATGCTTGCTCAAGAAATTTCAACAATCACTCCGGAAACCACTGAAGATACGTATATCGATAAAGTGAAAAACAATGTCATTCAAGTGATTTCAGACACTGCTGAAGTAGCAAAAGAAGAATTATTGGACCAAGCTATCATGAAAATAGCTGAATCTGAAGATGTTGTGATTTTTGGAGTTGGCTCATCGGGAATTGCTGCGCTAGACATGCAAAACCGATTGATGCGAATCGGCAAAAATGCAAGTGTCATTACGGATTCACATTTTCAAATGATGCGAGCAGCTTCGATGACGGAAAAAACAGTTGTCATCGCCGTTAGTTTAACAGGCAGTACAAAAGACATTATAGACGCAGTAAGTGCGTCAAAAGAAAGTGGCGCAACTGTGATTGCTTTGACGAGCTATACAAAATCCCCTTTGACGAAATTTGCTGATTTAGTCTTATTATCTTCGTCTAAAGAAAGTCCATTAGACAGTGGATCATTAGTTTCGAAAATATCTCAACTGTTTTTAATCGATCTGATTTGTACAGGCTTAGCGATGAAAAATGAAAAAGAAGCAAAAGCCGTACAATTAAAAATTTCAAAAAACACATCAAGTAAACTTTATTAA
- a CDS encoding ROK family protein: MLLAVFDIGGTNIKYGVGDSEGYLVVEKVTSTEAFKGGGKLVGRIKTLTKDLQKDWAIEGVAISTAGSIDSKAGKVIYATETIPGYSGMNVKQILETELQLPVELENDVHCGALGELSKDVSSDAHNLLFLTIGTGIGGSLALNGQIHKGSTHLAGAIGHMNLYPNGRLCLCGQRGCFEQYASASRLEQKIQEVNPQQQLPAFMEKVKCGDNASVKLFHEWLDDLALGLQSLIYIWNPDSVVIGGGISAQGKWLEQEIEKAVFRNLLDPFKEKLTIRLAKNGNRSNLLGAIKNYELQQVRRGAK, encoded by the coding sequence ATGTTACTAGCTGTATTCGATATTGGAGGAACAAATATTAAATATGGTGTTGGGGATTCTGAAGGGTATTTAGTTGTTGAGAAAGTGACTTCTACGGAAGCGTTCAAAGGTGGAGGAAAACTCGTTGGAAGGATTAAAACTTTGACAAAAGACCTTCAAAAAGACTGGGCCATAGAAGGCGTCGCCATCAGTACAGCAGGATCGATTGACTCAAAAGCTGGAAAAGTGATTTATGCGACAGAAACCATACCAGGTTATAGTGGGATGAACGTTAAACAAATACTCGAGACCGAACTTCAACTCCCTGTAGAACTTGAAAATGATGTGCATTGCGGTGCACTCGGGGAACTCTCAAAAGACGTTTCTTCAGACGCTCATAATTTACTGTTTTTGACGATTGGAACTGGAATTGGTGGTTCTCTGGCGCTAAATGGACAAATCCATAAAGGATCTACTCATTTAGCCGGAGCCATTGGTCATATGAATCTCTACCCTAACGGAAGACTTTGCTTATGTGGACAAAGGGGATGCTTTGAGCAATACGCATCTGCCAGTCGGCTAGAACAAAAAATCCAAGAAGTAAACCCACAACAACAACTGCCGGCATTTATGGAAAAAGTTAAATGTGGCGACAACGCTTCCGTCAAATTATTTCATGAATGGCTAGACGATTTAGCACTTGGTTTGCAATCCTTGATCTATATTTGGAATCCTGACTCGGTTGTTATAGGGGGCGGGATTTCAGCTCAAGGAAAGTGGCTAGAGCAGGAAATCGAAAAGGCTGTTTTCAGGAATTTGCTAGATCCCTTCAAAGAAAAGCTCACTATTCGTTTAGCGAAAAATGGAAATCGCTCGAATTTGTTGGGTGCCATTAAAAATTATGAACTCCAACAAGTGAGGCGAGGTGCTAAATGA
- a CDS encoding TRAP transporter large permease: protein MEVGIIFIIWLLLLFLGMPVGFTLIVAALAYFAMTDWSLVFFSGAKLIDSIDSFALLAVPFFILTGTLMNSSGITERIFAFAKSLVGHYSGGLGHVNIMASLMFSGMSGSALADAGGLGQLEIKSMRDEKYDDDYSGGLTAASAIIGPIIPPSIPLIIYGVISDQSIARLFLAGVLPGLLMTFSLMVVAYVWAKKRGYAKAPKASMKTRLYHFKRAFWALLTPIIIIGGIFSGFFTPTEAAIVATLYAMFLGFFVYRELNFKLLFTNVVESMKLTGVAVLMIMGVEFFGQMIAHEQVAIKVADFFLNVTDNPIVLLLLMNLLLIFLGMFVESLALLILLVPILVPVVLVAGVDPVHFGIIVILNLMIGILTPPMGMALFVVSRVGNIPVATLTRGVIPFIIPLVVCLLLITFFPQIALFLPNLLLP, encoded by the coding sequence ATGGAAGTCGGCATTATCTTTATCATATGGCTGTTGCTTCTGTTTTTAGGAATGCCTGTTGGCTTTACGTTAATCGTTGCAGCACTGGCTTACTTCGCGATGACGGATTGGAGCTTAGTGTTCTTCTCGGGAGCGAAGTTAATCGATAGTATCGACAGTTTTGCGCTACTAGCCGTTCCGTTTTTCATCTTAACGGGGACTTTGATGAACTCTTCAGGTATTACAGAACGAATTTTTGCTTTTGCGAAATCATTGGTCGGGCACTATAGCGGTGGTCTCGGCCATGTAAATATTATGGCTTCTCTTATGTTTTCCGGAATGTCTGGATCGGCTTTAGCAGATGCTGGAGGTCTTGGACAATTAGAGATTAAATCGATGAGAGACGAAAAGTACGATGACGATTACTCAGGCGGATTAACAGCAGCTTCGGCGATTATCGGACCCATTATTCCACCGAGTATTCCACTCATCATTTATGGTGTTATTTCAGATCAATCAATCGCGCGTTTGTTTTTAGCAGGTGTTTTACCAGGGTTGTTAATGACATTTTCGTTAATGGTTGTTGCTTACGTATGGGCGAAAAAACGTGGCTATGCAAAAGCACCGAAAGCTTCGATGAAAACGCGACTTTATCATTTCAAACGTGCATTTTGGGCATTGTTAACACCGATTATTATCATCGGCGGGATTTTCTCCGGATTCTTTACGCCAACTGAAGCGGCAATTGTTGCTACGCTTTACGCCATGTTCTTAGGTTTCTTTGTTTACAGAGAACTTAACTTTAAATTATTGTTTACGAACGTAGTGGAATCGATGAAATTAACCGGTGTTGCTGTATTGATGATCATGGGTGTCGAGTTTTTCGGCCAAATGATTGCGCATGAACAAGTCGCGATTAAAGTCGCAGATTTCTTCTTGAACGTTACAGATAACCCAATTGTCTTATTGTTATTGATGAACCTCTTGCTTATTTTCCTTGGCATGTTTGTCGAATCTTTAGCGCTATTGATTTTATTGGTACCTATTTTAGTGCCAGTCGTACTTGTAGCGGGGGTAGATCCTGTACACTTTGGTATAATTGTTATTCTAAACTTAATGATTGGGATATTGACTCCGCCAATGGGCATGGCCTTGTTTGTAGTGTCCCGAGTCGGGAATATTCCAGTGGCCACATTAACGCGAGGCGTCATTCCGTTTATCATTCCACTCGTTGTTTGTTTGTTACTGATTACGTTCTTCCCGCAGATTGCTCTATTCTTACCAAATCTATTATTACCTTAA
- a CDS encoding TRAP transporter small permease, giving the protein MKKFLANFEEIVGGVLFIIMLIVLTMQIFFRLVLDQPLTWSEALAKFIFIYVGYLAVSIGIKENGHVYIDYFVEKMPKAIQKGLNYVFQFVILIVLLLMAYIGYEMALRKVPVDIVALGISYVYMYSALPLLSVLMIYRLLERNYREWRNAKEEM; this is encoded by the coding sequence ATGAAAAAGTTTTTGGCGAATTTTGAAGAAATCGTAGGCGGGGTTCTTTTTATCATCATGTTAATTGTCTTGACGATGCAAATTTTCTTCCGCCTCGTCCTTGATCAGCCGTTAACATGGTCAGAAGCATTAGCGAAATTTATCTTTATCTATGTTGGTTACTTAGCGGTATCCATCGGGATAAAAGAAAATGGACATGTGTATATTGATTATTTTGTTGAAAAGATGCCAAAAGCGATCCAAAAAGGGTTGAATTATGTATTCCAATTTGTCATTTTAATCGTTTTGTTGTTGATGGCCTACATTGGCTACGAAATGGCTTTGCGAAAGGTGCCTGTTGATATTGTGGCATTAGGAATTTCATATGTGTATATGTACAGTGCTCTTCCTCTTCTTTCGGTGTTGATGATTTATCGTCTTCTTGAGCGCAACTATCGAGAATGGCGCAATGCGAAGGAGGAGATGTAA
- a CDS encoding sialic acid TRAP transporter substrate-binding protein SiaP: MTKRWLSIGVLFLALVILSACSASSEEESGGDSSEKFELKFGMVAGNQQNEYKAAEKLAEYVDNESDGRLTVKLYPNSQLGDDRAMLEQTSEGSLDITFAETGRFGIWVPRASLMGLPYIVDNYEHVTKVLNDTDYGKGLKEELAAEHNWVLAGNAYNGTRQTTSNRAIESLEDMKGLKLRVPEAQNLLDYANYTGASATPMAFTEVYLALQTNAVDGQENPLSTIDAQKFYEVQDYLAITNHVLNDVNYVVSKQTMDKLPEDLQEILQAGIEEAATYHTSLFEEQEASLVEKFKEEGMTVTEPDLEEFKTAVAEAYPSYLEEIGEGAEDYLKEIQGAND; the protein is encoded by the coding sequence ATGACAAAACGTTGGTTATCAATAGGGGTATTGTTTTTAGCATTAGTGATCTTAAGCGCATGTTCAGCATCTAGTGAAGAAGAGAGCGGGGGAGACTCATCTGAGAAATTTGAGCTGAAATTCGGAATGGTCGCTGGAAACCAGCAGAACGAATACAAAGCAGCTGAAAAATTGGCAGAATACGTAGACAATGAAAGTGACGGCCGTTTAACAGTAAAATTATATCCAAACTCTCAATTAGGCGATGACCGCGCAATGCTAGAACAAACAAGCGAAGGATCGTTGGATATCACATTCGCTGAAACGGGTCGTTTTGGAATTTGGGTACCACGTGCTTCACTAATGGGCTTGCCATACATTGTCGATAACTATGAACACGTTACCAAAGTATTAAACGATACAGATTACGGTAAGGGCTTGAAAGAAGAATTAGCAGCAGAGCATAACTGGGTTCTTGCCGGAAATGCCTACAACGGTACGCGTCAAACAACTTCAAACCGTGCAATTGAATCATTAGAAGACATGAAAGGCTTGAAACTACGCGTTCCAGAAGCTCAAAACTTACTCGACTACGCGAACTATACTGGCGCATCTGCAACACCAATGGCTTTCACTGAAGTTTACTTAGCATTGCAAACAAACGCTGTAGATGGTCAAGAAAACCCGCTATCTACAATCGATGCACAGAAATTTTATGAAGTCCAAGATTACTTAGCCATCACAAATCACGTATTAAACGACGTTAACTATGTAGTAAGCAAACAAACAATGGACAAACTACCAGAAGACTTGCAAGAAATTTTACAAGCAGGTATCGAAGAAGCTGCAACTTACCACACATCGCTATTTGAAGAGCAAGAAGCAAGTTTAGTAGAGAAGTTTAAAGAAGAAGGCATGACGGTAACAGAGCCAGACCTTGAAGAATTTAAAACAGCCGTAGCTGAAGCTTACCCATCATACCTTGAAGAAATAGGTGAAGGCGCTGAAGACTATTTGAAAGAAATTCAAGGAGCAAACGATTAA
- a CDS encoding FAD-dependent oxidoreductase, whose protein sequence is MKPQILIVGAGPTGLALAHSLATQGVPFRIIEKNSGTGKASRALAVHARILEHYQQLGLSERIVSRGQPILSLDLSDGKEVKANLKFNDFGKGLSPFPFILSLPQDEQEEMLVDELKKIGVEIEWGTELSSFVDKGESVTAVLKKEGLPEELADFEYLCGCDGASSMVRKGLEFEFPGGTYEQLFFVADVETEKLEERMEKMDMYMDNDGFMLYMSVRNAHTKRILGVVPEEFNDQKDIEYHHIGEYIEDKIRVKASIVNWFSTYRVHNRVSEHFSKGRVFILGDAGHLHSPAGGQGMNTGIGDAINLSWKLAAVCQGKATPSLLDTYELERIGFARKLIATTDKAFQTIINQHLRGTLLRKVAVPHILPSMFKLAFVKKNGFKILSQIHINYRDSPISKGKAGKVFGGMRLPWIQTAGRDNYTPLQSVDWQIHIYGKASKELIDFARSHSFEVHEFAWEPSMQKAGFQQNALYFVRPDGHVAVANKKQDVSMLKDYLDEFEIVAFRTL, encoded by the coding sequence GTGAAACCACAAATATTGATCGTAGGAGCTGGTCCAACCGGTCTGGCTCTTGCTCATAGCCTTGCCACTCAAGGCGTTCCTTTTCGAATCATTGAAAAAAATTCGGGTACGGGAAAAGCTTCTCGTGCCTTAGCTGTTCATGCGCGAATCTTGGAGCATTATCAACAACTGGGGTTATCTGAGAGGATTGTCAGTAGAGGACAGCCGATTTTGTCACTGGATTTGAGTGATGGAAAAGAAGTGAAAGCCAATTTGAAATTTAACGATTTTGGCAAAGGGTTGAGTCCTTTCCCGTTTATCCTTAGCTTGCCGCAAGATGAACAAGAAGAAATGCTCGTGGATGAATTAAAGAAAATCGGAGTCGAAATTGAATGGGGTACAGAGTTGTCTTCTTTTGTAGATAAAGGTGAATCGGTAACTGCGGTTTTAAAGAAAGAGGGACTTCCAGAAGAATTGGCTGACTTTGAGTATTTATGCGGATGTGACGGTGCGAGCAGCATGGTGCGAAAAGGGTTGGAATTCGAGTTTCCAGGTGGCACGTATGAGCAATTATTTTTTGTCGCCGATGTGGAAACCGAAAAACTAGAAGAAAGAATGGAAAAAATGGACATGTATATGGACAATGATGGCTTTATGTTGTATATGTCTGTAAGAAACGCACACACCAAAAGAATCCTTGGAGTCGTACCTGAAGAATTTAACGATCAAAAGGATATCGAATACCATCATATTGGCGAATACATTGAGGATAAAATTAGAGTGAAAGCAAGCATAGTCAATTGGTTCTCTACTTACCGTGTCCATAACCGCGTGAGTGAGCACTTTTCCAAAGGACGCGTTTTCATTTTAGGAGATGCAGGACATCTTCATAGTCCAGCAGGCGGACAAGGTATGAATACCGGCATTGGGGATGCGATTAATTTATCGTGGAAACTTGCAGCGGTATGCCAAGGAAAAGCTACTCCCTCCCTATTAGATACTTATGAATTAGAGCGGATTGGTTTTGCCCGAAAGTTGATCGCTACGACGGATAAAGCATTTCAAACCATCATCAACCAACACCTTCGTGGTACTTTATTGCGCAAGGTTGCAGTGCCGCATATTTTGCCTTCCATGTTCAAGTTGGCGTTCGTCAAAAAGAATGGCTTTAAAATCTTGTCCCAAATCCACATCAACTATCGGGACAGTCCCATAAGCAAAGGCAAAGCCGGTAAAGTCTTTGGTGGCATGCGCTTGCCGTGGATCCAAACAGCAGGTCGCGACAATTACACCCCGCTGCAATCCGTGGATTGGCAAATTCATATATACGGCAAAGCCAGTAAAGAACTGATAGATTTTGCCCGCTCGCATTCTTTCGAGGTTCATGAATTTGCATGGGAACCTAGCATGCAAAAAGCCGGCTTCCAACAAAACGCCTTGTACTTTGTTCGTCCTGATGGCCATGTCGCTGTTGCGAACAAGAAACAAGACGTGAGTATGTTAAAAGACTATTTGGATGAGTTTGAAATAGTGGCTTTTCGCACTCTATAA
- a CDS encoding DUF4181 domain-containing protein produces MFGLKVALFLAVLFGGMWLVKWTLRKSFNIEKEKKVWFSYNHVNNLHKKIDWGLRIVAMLVMFMVLYLMIFKGYSVAFYMLTFVTFMFIDSSVKAFFQWKYSDQPKQWILTMGEITFLVMVVIIGIIQFDLVNLQF; encoded by the coding sequence ATGTTTGGATTGAAAGTAGCTTTGTTTTTAGCGGTTTTGTTTGGTGGAATGTGGTTGGTGAAATGGACTCTGAGAAAAAGCTTCAACATTGAAAAAGAAAAAAAGGTTTGGTTTTCATACAATCACGTAAACAACTTACATAAAAAAATCGATTGGGGCCTTCGTATTGTAGCGATGCTAGTCATGTTCATGGTTTTGTATTTGATGATTTTCAAAGGATATTCAGTCGCATTCTACATGCTCACTTTTGTGACATTTATGTTTATCGATTCGTCCGTAAAAGCCTTTTTCCAATGGAAATACAGTGATCAACCTAAACAATGGATTTTAACGATGGGTGAAATTACATTTTTGGTTATGGTGGTAATCATCGGGATAATCCAATTCGATTTGGTTAACCTGCAATTTTAA
- a CDS encoding DUF6366 family protein yields the protein MDKQKAPQEERSKLRQDEQKQNPTGNLRDGFDRGAGSGNVTDIAGDMGWKGMTLLILLLVGGYVIYQLFFS from the coding sequence ATGGATAAGCAGAAAGCACCTCAAGAAGAAAGATCAAAACTAAGACAAGATGAGCAAAAACAAAACCCTACTGGAAACTTACGTGATGGATTTGACCGGGGAGCGGGAAGTGGCAATGTAACAGACATAGCAGGTGACATGGGCTGGAAAGGCATGACGTTGTTAATTTTATTGTTAGTTGGTGGTTATGTCATTTATCAATTGTTTTTTAGCTGA
- a CDS encoding MalY/PatB family protein: MNSFQHVYDRKNTRSVKWDMIGEIYGLEDTSDILPMWIADMDFPAPPAILKALHDRVEHSIFGYSFMCEECRTSVINWQQKRNDWKIENDWMLFHQGIIPAIASIIETFTEKHDKIVVTPPVYPPFFQLAEHQDREVLYSPLVVQDGQYTIDFKDFEEKLKQAALFILCNPHNPGGRVWTVDELTEILRLCTKHDVLIISDEIHGDLMLGESRHTPIAKIAGKESDRVFTCLAPTKTFNLAGIQVAMIIATDKEKRAKLEKHALAHGTSMLNAFAPTALTAAYNDSEPWLEEILKTIADNIEFARTELEYKVPGLQVMKPQSTYLLWIDYSKLNLTEDEVMKKLLLTGKVALEPGSKYGSAGLGYLRLNAACPRETLSEGIDRVALALTGKKEK; encoded by the coding sequence ATGAATTCTTTTCAGCATGTGTACGACCGGAAAAATACCCGCTCTGTTAAATGGGACATGATAGGTGAGATTTACGGCCTTGAAGATACGTCAGACATTTTGCCAATGTGGATTGCAGATATGGACTTCCCTGCACCGCCAGCTATTTTAAAGGCATTACATGACCGTGTAGAGCATTCGATTTTTGGCTATTCTTTCATGTGTGAAGAATGTCGAACTTCCGTGATCAACTGGCAACAAAAACGAAACGATTGGAAAATCGAAAACGACTGGATGCTGTTTCACCAAGGCATCATCCCAGCCATTGCATCCATTATTGAAACCTTTACAGAAAAACACGATAAAATTGTGGTGACACCTCCTGTCTATCCCCCGTTTTTCCAGCTTGCTGAGCATCAAGATCGAGAGGTTTTGTATTCTCCGCTCGTTGTGCAGGACGGTCAATACACAATTGATTTCAAAGATTTTGAAGAAAAACTAAAACAAGCTGCGCTTTTTATCTTATGCAACCCGCATAACCCTGGTGGACGCGTCTGGACTGTTGACGAGCTGACTGAAATACTTCGCTTGTGTACGAAACACGACGTACTCATTATTTCCGATGAAATTCACGGAGATTTGATGTTAGGTGAAAGCCGTCATACGCCAATCGCAAAAATCGCAGGCAAGGAAAGCGACCGAGTGTTCACGTGTCTTGCACCGACTAAAACCTTTAACTTAGCAGGCATTCAAGTGGCTATGATTATCGCAACCGACAAAGAAAAACGCGCAAAACTAGAAAAGCATGCACTTGCTCACGGTACAAGTATGCTCAACGCCTTCGCACCAACTGCTTTGACCGCTGCATACAATGACAGCGAGCCTTGGCTTGAAGAGATATTGAAAACAATTGCTGACAACATCGAATTTGCTCGTACCGAATTAGAGTACAAAGTGCCGGGCTTACAAGTGATGAAGCCGCAATCGACTTATTTGCTATGGATCGATTACAGTAAGTTAAACTTAACCGAAGACGAAGTCATGAAAAAATTGCTGTTAACTGGTAAAGTTGCATTAGAACCGGGCAGCAAGTACGGTTCTGCCGGTCTCGGCTATTTACGTTTGAACGCAGCTTGTCCGAGAGAAACCTTGTCTGAAGGAATTGACCGGGTTGCCTTGGCATTAACAGGCAAGAAAGAAAAGTAA
- a CDS encoding ribose-phosphate diphosphokinase: MAYQLRKNFKLFTLNSNPELAQEIADSLGCELGKSAITHFSDGEIQIHIEESVRGADVYVVQSTSQPGTEHVMELLIMIDALKRASVKTINVVIPYYGYARQDRKASSREPITAKLVANMLEKAGATHIITLDLHAPQIQGFFNVPVDQLLGGKILEQYFTDKGLTDAIVVAPDNGGLGRARKLASHLDVPIGFIDKRRMHPDEPEMVNIVGDIKGKNVIIIVDIIDTAKTVSAAADVLVENGAKAVYACCTHAVLSGEAIQKIEKSAVTELVVTNTIHVPKEKQTPKVKILSVAPLLAEAIEHVHNEKPVTPLFE, encoded by the coding sequence TTGGCTTATCAATTACGAAAAAACTTTAAGCTGTTTACATTAAATTCAAATCCGGAGTTGGCACAAGAGATTGCGGATTCGCTTGGGTGCGAGCTAGGAAAAAGCGCCATTACTCACTTTAGTGATGGAGAAATTCAAATTCACATTGAAGAAAGTGTCCGCGGGGCAGATGTGTATGTAGTGCAATCGACATCACAGCCGGGAACTGAGCATGTGATGGAATTATTGATCATGATTGATGCGTTAAAACGTGCCTCTGTGAAAACCATTAACGTGGTTATTCCGTATTACGGCTATGCGCGTCAAGACCGCAAGGCCAGTTCGCGTGAGCCGATTACGGCAAAGCTAGTTGCGAATATGTTAGAAAAAGCAGGCGCGACACACATCATCACATTGGATTTACACGCTCCGCAAATTCAAGGGTTCTTTAATGTGCCGGTCGATCAATTGCTTGGCGGCAAAATTTTAGAACAATATTTCACGGACAAAGGATTAACAGATGCGATTGTGGTAGCTCCAGACAACGGAGGACTCGGACGTGCTCGTAAACTAGCAAGTCATTTAGACGTGCCAATCGGCTTTATCGATAAACGTCGGATGCACCCTGATGAGCCTGAAATGGTCAACATTGTTGGAGACATCAAAGGCAAAAACGTCATCATTATCGTCGACATCATCGATACGGCGAAGACGGTTTCTGCTGCAGCTGATGTACTTGTGGAAAATGGTGCGAAAGCCGTTTACGCTTGCTGCACACACGCTGTATTATCTGGCGAAGCGATTCAAAAAATCGAAAAGTCGGCCGTGACGGAATTGGTTGTAACGAATACCATCCATGTGCCAAAAGAAAAACAAACACCGAAAGTTAAAATTTTATCGGTCGCTCCGCTATTAGCTGAAGCGATTGAACATGTTCATAACGAAAAACCAGTTACGCCATTATTTGAATAG